The sequence ATGAGTGATACTTAGAAATGAGTCATAGCCTTACATGCAGTACAATCACAATAGACACCATGGGAGAACACCAGATTTTTAGGCTGGGTAAACTGGGCATTTAACATTCATTTTCACAACATGCCACAACTACTCACCTCATAGTTCTCTCTTATCCATAGCTGCCGTTCCAGAAAAGTCTCTTTCTGATTATCTTCCAGACTGTCAAACTGAGCCTGTGACATTTTCATGTATCTGCGTATGATATACAGCTTCTCTTCCTCACCATATTCTTGCCCTTTAATATTAAAACAGTAAATCCACCAACAATACCAAGCTATATTCTTGCACAAGTAAAAAGGAGCTAAGAGGATTTGGAATAGGAGGATATCATATATTTTAGGCTTCTGATAGCCGCCTTttatatctattttatttttgataatgtctttgattatttcttcctcttcctcacggATTTCTTCCTTAGACCGTctgtttttgcctttttctttagCCCTGTTCAGCAGGCCTTGCTGCCTGGCAATCTCAGATGCTTGTATACGATATTTTGGCACTGTAGCTAGGTAGTTGATGGCCTCGTTGTAGCTACTCCACCAGCTGAAGAACTAGAATATAAAATAGTAATAGATTGTTAAAGCTactgctggaactaacaaagaaaacagaacataaGAAAATCCACTACCTCTGGTACATAATAATCATATTTAGTAAAAGAGGTAATACCCCCAGTTTATAGATGCAGAGGGgtgaactgacttgcccaaggtcttacagcaagtcagtagcaacACCAGTGTAAAAACATCACTGCCCTGAAAGGGTTGTCTGTGGGGATTGAAAAGACTTAAGTGTGATTTTCCTGCCTAAGCTAAAGGACCAGGTCCTCTTGGCTTAACACCAGTTGCAGACACAAACCTTTTTGTGGGCCAGCTACTGGATGGGGAACAAATGCCACaatgtgttagcattgttaaaccCAGATTAGAACTTGGGCTCCAACCCTGAGCTCATTCCGCTAAAGAAAACATATTTCACAATCTAAAATGAACAAGGAAAAGAAGAATCTgataacatttcatttcattctttttaatgAGACAGGTAGAGTGAGTTTATGACAGTTCTAAGATAGTGCAGGATTAATTTGCATAATCATGTATTGTATCAGATGGAAGTTATTTTCATACTGAAGGATTATCCTGTGGATTACATTAGCAACCTTTCCTGCTGATTTTCTCTGTCTCAGTGACAGGTTTTTGACCCCACGTTATTAATGAAACCCAATATACTAGCAACTGTTATGTTTATTCTTATAGAGATACAAAGAAATTACAGAGCAACGAGGGAAAGCCTGTAGGACATATTCTAGAAACTAATTTACCAGAAGCATCATGTCTTGCTACAGAATATGACAATAGTTAAGAAAATGCTTCTCTTCCATACTAAAGCACTGTGGGGCTCAGCTGCTTATACATTTGTTTGATTAATGTGCAGAATTTCTTTACTCGTTACATTCTGCCACAAGCAATGATGGCACAATAAGGAATATATTTTGAGTTTGCTGCTTGACAGAAATTCTATACTTGTCCAGTACAACAGAACTCTATTATGGTGAGATCATTTCTCCCACATATGAACATCACTATCAGCAGAAGTTTGATACAAATGGAATTATGGTCTTCAAACTTCAATGCATTAAATAATTTGGGACCTTAATTCTAATTCTCCAGTTCAGTATCAGAAGATTTCCCCACAGTAGCTTGTCCACATTAAACAGTAACTTATAGTCCTGTAATACCATAGATTGGCACACAATACATCTTAGCTTAAAATGTCATGTTAAACTTTTTCACTGTTTTCTACTGGACAAAAATGTTCTTAACGATTTTTAATTATCTTGGATTTGCAACTAAAGCAGTAGTACAGTACATCGTAAGTGGCACTAACCATTTTAAATGGTTAATTAAACAATTTATGTAGGGCAATCTTATTAGCTTAACAGGATTTGCTTTACGAGACTCAATCCCCCTCCATCTCTTGCTTCATTCTGGAGTTAGGAGGGGACAACAGACAAAACAAGGATAGAAAGATGAGAAAAAAACAGCCTTTTCTTTGCCTAATTCACCCAAATAGTTACCAAAGTCTTACTGGGGCAACACTTTCTTAGTGAAAGATGTGAAGTGCAACTTATGGAAAGATCAACTCTTGCATTAAGGCAATAGCTATAGCAGAGGCAGTAGAGAGCAAAAGAAAGCCAAATGGATTTAAACTTCAGATTTTACTATTTCCAGTTTAGAAAATTTCAGGCAAAAACTAATCTCCCCATTTATACCCAAGGAAAAGAAGGAGAGACAGGTGCAATTTTGCCATCAGAACCAAGTGGGCTTGAGGAGAAGTAAGATATGCATAAGCCTTTAGGGATCTACCAGTTCAAGTGAACACGGCTTGGAGGGCGAGAACTCTAGGACAGCTACTGATCTGCAGATGGTGCCATAAGCATAAAGGAATCAAAAGCTCCTAGTTGGGTTATTTTGGGAAAATGCTTTGACACACATCTGGACCATTAGATAGCAAGGTTCACTCATTTCTTCAGCTACAGCATATTAACTATCGGACATTTTATCTTTTATACAAGTCTTGAACAAGTAACTCCAATATATGTAATGTTAAGTGTTTAAGAAAAGAGTTAAGAAATTTATTCTATTTAAACAATTGTTCAAAGATGTATACCAAGTTATTACCTTATCCAAAACACAATATTTACAAATTTCCATACAGCAAAATACATGCATTTTAAGAGCAAGACTTCACTGATCGAAGCTAATTCTTATTTTAATGGCTAATATGAAATCAGGAGCATGATGATTGTTTTAAATACATCAGTCATTATGAACATTCTTTCAAGAGGAATTTCAAAATTAGCTTCTTAAAACACCgatataaaaatgagaaattgaCTCAGTCTAACACTGACAAATAATCTAGCTCCTAATGTGGGGATGGACTGTTCAGCCTTTACTTTTCTGAACCAAGGAACTAGATTATTTCTCCAGCAGTACAAGATTCTTATCCTTTAAATATATAGTACCAAAAAATCCCCGAACAAACAAGTTAGTACCACTAACTGCCTGGCCTTGGTCCAGGATATAGATTTATATGTCTGGACGAATATCTGTCTAGTATACCAACGACAGTAGACAACACTTAAATAGAAACAGTGGAGCCTTCTAATTgtacaattaaagaaaaaaactcaGTAACTGACTAATGGTAAAGGAATCTAGATTTCAGATTTTACTATTCTCCAGTTTAGAAATTCAATATAAGAATAGTCATAATAAGCATAAATATTTTACCTGAAACACAGAGATAGCACATACAGTGACTAGAATCACTATTCTAACATCCACTTTAGGTGCCAATCTCCTGCTGTAATAGTGATAATAATGGCTGTAATACTCTTCAGGATGATCCAACATATAGTCATAATCTTTACGTGTTTCTTCATCCTGGAAAgaaaacagttaaaataaaattttgtagGTTCGTATCCTTAAGCTTttaatcagtaaaaagaaaaggagtacttgtggcaccttagagactaacaaatttattagagcataagctttcgtgagctacagctcacttcatcggatgcatctgatgaagtcagctgtagctcacgaaagcttatgctctaataaatttgttagtctctaggtgccacaagtcctccttttctttttgcgaatacagactaacacggctgctactctgaaaccttttaatcaGCGTCACAGAACATTTCATAAGATGGCTTGGTACTGAAGTGATTTTATTTACCAAAATTACTTTAGTGTTACATCATTAACCACAAAACTGTTGTCAAATCTGTATTAGCCTGATTTCTATATGGAAGATagagaaacttttttaaaaattcaatttttaatatTCAGTAATAAGTTTCTGCTTTCCAGGCATTATGAACATTCTTCAGATCTTTTCCTATACTCTGGTAACCTAAACGGATTTATTCTAAAACATATATGTAACCCTGACTGAATAATGCATATTTGGCCTTGTCTgaagaaatttcattttgaaacagttAAGCATTTGACAGTCACATACTAAGCACACAGTATCAGACCGATGGTATTCATTGGTTCTAATCCATGTCATAGTAAATGCAAGGTGcggttttttgttctgttttgaaatACACACTCTTAAAATACAGAGtatgttttccagttttttggGGGCAGTCTAATATTAAATGCTGGGCTGCTACCATTTCCTTTGGGAGATTTCCATGGCCTAACGGATCTCACTTTTAGCCTAAGCAACTCATTTCTTAATTGCATTTAGTCTTAGTTATACCCGTTGTGCCATCCCGCATAATTCTCTTCTTTCTCCCATAAAATACCTGTAGATTACACTCCTTATCCCTTAGCTGTGGCTAAGCCCAGCTACACCTATTTGGCCATTACAATCTTTCCCTCACAAATCCCTTCAGCCATTCTGATC is a genomic window of Dermochelys coriacea isolate rDerCor1 chromosome 5, rDerCor1.pri.v4, whole genome shotgun sequence containing:
- the DNAJC25 gene encoding dnaJ homolog subfamily C member 25; this encodes MAAAARARWGGARGRRWLLWWLLAAALAPRPARALIEGLYCGRQVCYDVLGVSRAAGKAEIARAYRQLARQYHPDRHRGEPAGPGGETLQTAHEKFLLIATAYETLKDEETRKDYDYMLDHPEEYYSHYYHYYSRRLAPKVDVRIVILVTVCAISVFQFFSWWSSYNEAINYLATVPKYRIQASEIARQQGLLNRAKEKGKNRRSKEEIREEEEEIIKDIIKNKIDIKGGYQKPKIYDILLFQILLAPFYLCKNIAWYCWWIYCFNIKGQEYGEEEKLYIIRRYMKMSQAQFDSLEDNQKETFLERQLWIRENYEVYKQEQEEELKKKMAMDPRWKRYRRWMRNEGPGRLTFIDD